The sequence ACCGAATCGGTAACAAAAACCTGGTTGCTGTACAACTGGATTTTGTTTTTCTGAACCTCGAAATTATTTTTGATTTTTGGGAAATATAAAATACCGGTCAGGTTGAACGGGTAATCAACATTCAGGTGAATATTGAAAAGTGGCTCGTCGCCCATCGGGTATAATTTCCGGTAGAAACTTTTGTAATCTTCGTCTTTTAAATCGGCAGGCATTTTTGTCCATGCCGGAGCAACGTCATTAATCTGGTTGTCTTCGTCAGTGTCAACCTGCTTGCCGTCTTTCCAGTCTTTTTTCTTTCCGTAAATTACAGGAACAGGAAGGAATTTGCAGTACTTATCCAGAATTTCTGTCACTTTTGCATCATCAAGAAAACCTTTCTCCTCTTCGCTAATGTGCATTACAATGTCGGTTCCTACGTTTTCCTTTTCTACTTCTTCCAGCTCGTATTCCGGGCTTCCGTTACAGCTCCACTTTACCGCCTGCGCTCCGTCTTTGTATGATTTTGTAATCACATCAACTTTTTCCGACACCATAAACGAACTGTAAAAACCCAATCCGAAATGGCCGATAATCGCGTTGGCGTCGTCTTTGTATTTATCAAGGAATTCGTTGGCACCCGAGAAAGCAATCTGGTTGATGTACTTCTCCACTTCGTCGGCTGTCATCCCGATACCGTTATCCGAAACGGTAATTGTTTTGGCTTCGGTATCCAATTTAACAACCACTTTTGCATCGCTTACGTCGCCGTTGTACTCACCTTTCCCGGCAAGTGTTTTTAACTTTTGTGTTGCATCAACTGCGTTTGATACAATCTCACGCAAAAAAATGTCGTGATCAGAATAGAGAAACTTTTTAATAATCGGAAAAAGATTCTCACTGGTTACTCCAATTTTTCCTGTTTGCATTTTTCTATATTTTAAATTTTACTATCAATTTTTACGCTCGCCAAAAGTCAAACGCTGTGCCATTCGTTATTTGTGACGATTTGACAGAAAATCGCGAATTAAAACTTAAAATATGGCGGAAAGCTGATTTTTCCCCTATATTTATTTCATGCAAAGACCTTTAATTTGCGTCAGTTATTAAAAAGTGATTTATGAGTCTGGAAAAATATTTTAACCAATTCAGGAAAAATATTGTCGGTATTGATCAGGAATTTGAAACTCCCTATGGCAAACAGAAAATCAATTACGGCGACTGGATTGCCAGTGGCCGTTTGTATCGCCCTATCGAGTGTAAAATTACTGACGAGCTTGGACCATATGTTGGCAACACCCACACCGAAACCAGCGAAACCGGACTGCGCATGACACATGCTTACCATAAATCGCATCAGCTGATAAAACAACACGTCAATGCCGGACCTGACGATATAATTATTACTGCCGGGTTTGGGATGACTGCAGTGATCAATAAGTTTCAGCGAATTCTGGGCTTAAAATACTGCGGAAAAGTGTCAGGAAAAACCTGTATTGCCGAGCGTGAAAGACCGGTGGTTTTTCTTACGCACATGGAGCACCACTCAAATCAAACATCTTGGTACGAAACCAGTGCCGACGTAGTTGTAGTTGAACCCGCTGATGGATTGTTAATTGATACTGAAAACCTGCGCGAAGCACTGGAAAAATACAAAGACCGCCCCTTTAAAATTGGCTCTTTTACAGCTTGCTCGAATGTTACCGGAGTGCGCACGCCTTATCACGAAATGGCGAAAATAATGCACGAATACGGTGGCGTTTGTTTTATCGATTTTGCAGCCTCGGCACCTTACGACGAAATCAACATGCACCCGGAAGATCCGATGGAAAAACTGGATGCTGTAATGTTTTCTCCTCATAAATTTTTGGGAGGCCCGGGATCTTCAGGCGTAATTGTTTTTGATGCCAGTATGTATAAAAATACGGTTCCTGATAATCCCGGAGGTGGTACTGTTGACTGGACTAATCCGTGGGGGAAATACAAATATGTAGATGACATTGAAGCCCGAGAAGATGGGGGAACTCCAGGATTCCTGCAATCGATACGTACGGCACTTTGTTTTGACCTGAAAGACCAAATGGGCGTTGAAAATATCCGCAAACGAGAAGAAGAATTGCTGGAGCGTGCATTTAAAGGACTGGATAAAATTAAAGGACTAAATATTCTTGCCGATAATGTGCGTGACCGATTAGGTGTAATTTCCTTTTATGTAGAAGGAATACATTACAACCTGCTGGTGCGTTTGCTAAACGACAAATACGGTATTCAAACACGCGGGGGTTGTGCCTGCGCCGGAACTTACGGACACTTTCTATTGGAAGTATCAATGGAGCAATCGGAGGAGATTACAGATAAAATCAACCACGGCGATTTATCGGAAAAACCGGGTTGGGTGCGTTGGTCGCTTCACCCGACAATGACTGATGAGGAAGTTGATATCATGATTGACGCATTGAATGATATTGTTCCAAACATTAAGGAATACGAGAAAGATTATAACTACGTAAATCGCACCAACACTTTCTGGCACAAAGATGAAAAAGATGACCAGGAATTGCTGAACAAGTGGTTTACGCTTGAACACGAATAATCGATCTGCTTCTATTTTCGCTTCCCTAAATTGGTAGCCACAAAACTGATTATCAATATTTGTATCGGGTGAAAAATCATAATCGGCAGCAACATTATTCCGGTAGTTGCCGATTGCTGAAATAATATTTTGGCAAAAACGGTTCCGTGAACCAATGATTTTTTTGTTCCGCAAAATTGTGTTGTAATCTGATCTTCGATATTAAACCGTAGCAACTGCGATACTTTAAGCGTCAGGAAATAAATCGCATAAAAAAGGATAATTACAGCCATCACAATAAAGAAGAGATCAACGGCATCAACGGCACTAAAAACCTTATTTTCGAACGAATGTGAAAAGCTTTTATAGATAATCAGCAGAATCACCGATTTATCAAACAAAGTGAGGTATCGACTATATTTTCGGGCGTAATCTCCCCAATAACGCTGCAGCAATGCACCTATAATAACAGGAAGTAGAATTTCGGTAAGAAGTTTGAAATATATTTCTCCAAGGTTGAAATCAATAGTGGTTTGTGTTAAAAACAGACCCATCCAAAGCGGTGTAATCACAATACCAATCAATCCAGAAATACTGGCGTTAAAAATCGCAGCTGGAATATTTCCTTTTGCAATTGAAACCATCACCACCGACGAAGATACAGTTGACGGCAGCGCTGCCAAGAATAGAAAAGCCAACCAAATCGTTTGCCCGTTTTCGGTTTTAATAAAGGGATAAAAAGCAAGAACAATTAATGGAAAAACAAGAAAGGTAGTTAACTGAACCACGATATGAAGTTTCCAGTTCTTAAGCCCTAATTTTATATCGCGCGGACTGAGCTTCAAACCATAAAAAAAGAAAATCAGCGAAATTCCGATACTTGCAATTAAATCAAGCGGCACCTCACTTTCCGGACTTCCAATTCCGGGAAAAAACCAGGCCAGTATAATAACGCCGATAATGGCTAAAACAAATTTGTCAATCTTCATTATATAATAGTAGTAAGATTATAGCATCGAACCATGCGCTGCTACGTCAGTAAAAATACCCTCGAAAATTTCTTTTCCAAAATAAATTTCAAGCAATCCATATGAAATCTCTTTTTGTTAATACGGTTACGAATGATTTTCTACCTTTGAGAGGTATGACAAAGAAATACGAAAACGGTCTGGTATTAAGTGGTGGCGGCACACGAGGTTTTGCCCACCTTGGCGTTATTGCGGCGCTCGACAAACTGGGTATTCAGCCCGATGTGATTTCGGGTGTTAGTGCCGGCGCCATTGTTGGAGCTTTTATTGCTGCCGGGAAATCGCCCGAAGAGATACGCGATAATTTTAAACGCGGCTGGTTTTTTCAATACACAAAAATTCATTTGCCCGTTGACGGTTTGCTCAAGCTTGATGGCTTAAAGGAAATTTTGGAAAAGGAAATCGCTGTTAAAAACATCGAAGACCTTAAAACACCGTTTTATATTTGTGTTTCGAACCTGAACAAGGGAACTGTGGAATACAGAAAAACAGGAAGCCTTGGCGATACAGTACTGGCCTCGGCATCCATTCCTATCATATTTGCGCCGGTTGAACTTGGCCGGTATTTATATGTCGACGGTGGATTAATGGATAATATACCGGTTGCACCAATCCGGAAAAACTGCCGGCGTGTTATTGCGTCAAACATCAGCCCCATTAATCCAAAAGCAAAAATGAAAAACCTCATACAAATTGCCACAAGAACCGTTTACATGAGCGTGAACCAGAAACTGGAAGAAATAAAGAAACAGGTTGACGTTTATATTGAACCAAAGGGAATTGACGAATACGACGTATTTCAGCGAAAACATGCCGATGAGTTATTTGACCTGGGCTACAAAAAAACGCTGGAAGTTCTGAAATAAAAAAGCCGTCGCGGAAACTCCCGAAACGGCTCAGTAATTATATATCTTATTTAGTCAAATAAATTCTCGTCTCTTATTATCATTAATATAGCCGAGTGCGGAAGAATAATGTATTTCTCGTTATTAAACTCAATTTCATGCCCGCTTTTATTTAAATAAATAGCCAGATCGCCAATATGCGTTTGCAACGGAACATATTTCACTTCTTCCTTTTTTTCTTTCCAGGCTTCGTCTTCTTCACTCACTGCCGGAATAGGATAACCCGGTCCAACTTTTACGATATAACCGCTCTGTACTTTCTCGTTCTCTTGAACTGATGGCGGCAAATACAATCCCGATTTTGTTTTTCCCGATGGATTTTTGGGTTTTACCAAAACACGATCGCCCACCATTATAAATTTTTCCAGATCTTTTTCTTCAATTACTAACGACATAAACAATACATTTTTATGATAGCAAAGATACAAGTTTTCGAGATTGCTGTAAAAAAAGTTAATCAATGAAGAAATTTTTTTCTGCCGAATAAAAATGTTTAATCAAGTAATTAATCTGATTTTTTCGACTTATTTTACTTTTTGTTCATTTTTTCCATTTATTTCACAAACACTTACACCCCTCTTTTTCTGACACTTACGCATTTTTGTCAAAACTATTTTAAAAAAATATACTACTTTGTTTTGCATAGTACCATTTTTTGTACTTATATTTGCAATACAAAGTTCAGGTTTTAAACCAGTACATTTTTAAAAAAAGTTCTAAATTTTTGTAACGAATCAATTTTTTAGGCGTCTTAATATCGAAAACAAGAAACAAAAAAGTCAAAGCAAGAAAACAAGAAAACGAAAACAAAAGCAGGAGGAAAAGTCATGAAAACAACAAACAATGTTCAGAAAGCAATTACAAAATCACTGGCGGTTATTATTAGTTTGGTTTTGATCAGCATTACAGTAAATGCACAAGATTTTTGGAGAACCGTAATGGAAAACAACAGCTTCAGCCAAATAGCCATGGCAATGACAGATAACAATGAAGCTAGCTCGGCATCTGTTGATGCAACTACCACCGATTTGAGCGCATATGCAGCATATGCAACCGTTGATGCAGAAGAAGCTTTAGAAGTTGAAAACTGGATGATTGCAGAAAATAATTTCTTCACTACTGTAAATGTAGAAACAGAAATTGAGGAAGCATTAGAAGTTGAAAACTGGATGACCAATGAAAGCTTGTTTGACGGAATGGCATCATATTTCAAAGTAGAAACAGAAGAAGCACTTGAAGTGGAAGACTGGATGCAAAACACTGATTACTTCGGAGTTATGTCGGTAGACGTTGAAGAAGAAACAGAAGGTGGCTTAGAAGTGGAAGCATGGATGACAAACTCAGAAATTTGGAACATCTAATTACGAATAACTCATTTTATAAAAAAAAACCGCTGCTCTTTAATTAGAGTGGCGTTTTTTTATTTGGTGAAACCGTCATTTGGAACACAGTGAGAAATCTTTAGCCTGGGATATAAAAGTTACAGATTTCTCCTCATCCTTCGTCGAAATGACAATGGTTTTTAACGAGCGATCTAGGTTATCGGATATTCATTATGAATATCGGTAAGGACTTCGCAGCCGGTTGGCGTTACTAAAATGGTATGTTCAAACTGTGCCGACAGTTTACTGTCCACTGTTCGCGCTGTCCAGCCATCGTTTTTATCAATTACCGCTTTGGGTTTTCCCTGGTTAATCATCGGTTCAATAGTAAATATCATTCCGGCTTTCATTTCCGGTCCCGAGTTTCTGCGCGATGCATGATCTACCTGTGGTTCTTCATGAAAATCGACACCTACACCGTGTCCGCAAAACTCGTAAACAACGCTGTAACCTTGTGCTTTGGCGTAACGTTGAATAACAAATCCGATATTCCCAAAACGGTTGCCCGGTTTTACCTGTTCAATTCCAAGATCAAGACAATGGCCGGTTACATCTATTAAATCTTCAGCAGCCTGGCTAACTTCGCCCACGGTAAACATACGCGATGTATCGCCGTAATAGCCGTTTAAAATAGTGGTAATATCAATATTTAAAATATCTCCTTCTTTCAAAATGGTTTGTTGCGATGGGATACCATGGCAAATCACATTATTTAAAGAAATACAACTTGATTTGGGATAACCGTTGTAACCTTTGGTTGCTGGCACAGCTCCATGGGAACGAATAAATTCTTCAATTTTATCATCGATAAATTCAGTGTTTACTCCCTCTTTCACAAACTGCCCGGCAAAATCAAGCGTTTTGGCCGCCAGCTTTGCACTTTGCCTGATGCCTTCTATCTGCTCCGCAGTTTTAATTATAATTTTTCCCATAAATCGTTATTTTGCCGTAAAATTGAACATTTGTTGTTGATTTTCAAAAACCGAACAATAAATTTGCGAAAAAGTTTACAAAAAGAACGAAGTCGGAAGTCGGAAGCACATAGATGAAAGACCATTTCTTTTGGCCAAAATAATAATGGGCCCTTTTGCGATTTAACTTCGCACTTGAGCTACCAATCGTTTTAACATGAAACACAAACAGGAATTAACCACAAAATCATATTTCGTTAGCCGTTTTGGGCAATTGTCCACCTCATTTCTTTTTTGGCAAATACAGGATATTGCCTGGGAACATGCCGAAAAATTAGGTTTCGGATTCGACAATCTTCAGAAAGAAAAACAGTTTTGGGTTTTATCGCGCCTGTTAGTGAAGATAAAACGACGTCCGGCGTGGGGCGAAAATTTTACGGTTGAAACCTGGCCTGCCGGAATTGATGGACTTTTAGCACTTCGCGACATTCATTTTATTGATGCCAATGGAGAAAGTATTATTCAAGCTACAACTAGCTGGCTGGTATTGAACCAGGAAACCAAACGCATTGTAAAACTGGAACTCGGTTCGATTCCATTGCATGACGAACGGATTCTGGAAATGAATGCCGGAAAAGTAAAACCGGTTAAATCCGACGATGAAGTGTTTTTTACCCCGGTGCTTTTTAATGAGATCGACGTTAACCAGCATTTTAACAGCGGACGTTACCTTGAACGTATTATCGACAGCTACGATTTTGATTTTCATGAAGCAAATGAACTAGTCGAGTTTGAAGTGAACTTTGTAAAAGAAGGCATTCAAAACGACCGGCTGGGAATTAAGAAACAAATACTGGATAAAAATAATCATATTTGTAGTGTAGTTCGCGAAAGCGACGGAGCCGATCTTATCCGCGCCCGACTCGTTTGGAGCCCGCGGAATCAGGCGTTTTAATGAAACAGTTCTTTTAAACAATCACAGTCTCTTTTTCTTTTGGGAATAAGTAAGACGAAATGATCAAAAAAAAATCAGGCAATTTCAAACGTTTGCATTGATTTTGAGTAGTTTATTTTGAATTATTTATACTAACAAAAGCCAATAATTAAAGATTAATTAAACAGGCGACAATACTTAAAAGAAAATGAAGAGATTACTATTGATTCTTGTGCTTGCCGTTGGCACATTCTTTAGCCACGCTGAAGAACTTACTTCACCAAACGGAAAAATGAAACTTACTTTCGATTTATCGGATGGAACACCGGTTTACCAACTTCAACTGGAAGACAAAACCATTATCAAACCCAGCAAACTTGGGCTCGAATTAAAAGATGCCGAACCACTGTTAAGCGGATTTAAGGTAGCCGACAGTCAAACCTCTGCTTTCGACGAAACCTGGAAACCGGTTTGGGGCGAGCAAAGCGAAATTAGAAACCATTACAACGAATTGGCGATTACATTAAACCAATCGGCTACCGACCGGAAAATGATAATCCGATTCCGTGTTTTTGACGACGGACTTGGTTTTCGTTATGAATTTCCTGAGCAGGAAAACCTGATTTATTTTGTGGTAACAGACGAGCGCACCGAGTTTGCCATGGACGGCGACCACACTGCGTTCTGGATTCCGGGCGATTACGACACACAGGAATATGATTACACCAAATCGAAGTTGTCGGAAATTCGTGGATTGATGGAAAAAGCCATTACGCCAAACACATCGCAAACACCAATTTCGGCAACGGCGGTGCAAACAGCTTTAATGATGAAAACCGACGACGGTTATTACATCAACCTGCACGAAGCGGCATTGAAAGATTATTCGTGTATGCACCTCGAGCTCGACGATAAAAAGATGGTATTCGAATCAACTCTAACACCCGATGCACAAGGAAATATGGCTTACATGCAGGCACCTTGTACAACGCCGTGGCGTACGGTTATTGCCGGTAAAAAAGCGGGCGACATTCTGCTTTCGAACATCACTCTAAATCTAAATGAACCTTGCGCGCTCGACAACACCGACTGGATTAAACCGGTGAAGTACGTTGGCGTTTGGTGGGAAATGATTACCGGAAAAAGCTCGTGGGCATATACTAACCTGCCAAGTGTAAAACTTGGCGTAACTGATTATTCAAAAACTACTCCAAACGGAATTCATGCTGCCAACACCGAAGAAGTAAAAAAATACATTGATTTTGCCGCGGAAAATGGTTTGGATGCTGTTTTGGTAGAAGGTTGGAACGAAGGTTGGGAAGACTGGTTCAACAAATCGAAAGACTATGTTTTTGATTTTGTAACGCCCTACCCCGATTTTGATGTCGCCGAACTGCGCGACTACGCAAAAAGCAAAAATGTACACCTGATGATGCACCACGAAACATCGAGCTCGGTGCGCAACTACGAGCGTCATTTGGATACGGCTTACCAATTTATGGCAGACAATAACTACAACTCGGTAAAAAGTGGGTATGTGGGCGATATTATTCCACGCGGCGAATACCACTACGGCCAATGGATGGTAAACCATTATTTATACGCAGTTAAAAAAGCGGCAGATTACAAAATAATGGTGAATGCACACGAAGCTGTTCGTCCAACCGGATTGTGCAGAACTTACCCGAACCTGATCGGCAACGAATCGGCACGCGGTACCGAATACGAAGCTTTCGGCGGAAACAATGTCGATCATACAACAATCCTTCCGTTTACCCGCCAAATTGGTGGTCCGATGGATTACACACCGGGTATTTTTGAAACGCATGTAAGCGAATACAATCCCGATAATAATTCGCAGGTTCGAACAACAATTGCACGCCAATTGGCTTTGTATGTCACCATGTACAGTCCGCTGCAAATGGCTGCCGATTTGCCAACTACTTACGCAAAATACATGGATGCCTTTCAATTCATAAAAGACGTAGCTCTTGATTGGGACAAATCCTTGGTTTTGGAAGCCGAACCTGGAGATTATATTACTTACGCCAGAAAAGAAAAAGGCAGCGAAAACTGGTATGTGGGCCGCACAAACGACGAAGAATCCCGCACCTCGAAAATCCGTTTTGATTTTCTGAATCCGGATCAGAAATACATTGCAACAGTTTATACCGATGCAAAAGATGCCGATTGGAAAACAAATCCGCAAGCTTATGAAATCAAAAAATATGTGGTTTCGAGCAAGTCGGAATTAAAACAAGACTGTGCCCCCGGCGGCGGTTATGCAATTAGTATTATTCCCGTTTCTGACAATTCGGAATTAAAAAGATTGAAAAAGTTATAAGCTAATTAAGAGTAAGGATTTAACTCAATGTTAGATCCTTACTTCAGCAGAAAAGCCACCGATCTGCTACCGGTGGCTTGATTATTCGTAAAACCAATTCCGATCTCTCCGGAATAGTATTTTTCTTTAGCAATTGGTTTTCGGGAATACCTATCCGTAAATTGCTGCCCGAAAGACCTGCGCTAAAGGATCATGAATAAATTCTGTTTTCTAATGGTTCAGTTGATTGATTAAAAAGAAACTGATGAATTTTAAGCTATCTTGCTGTAAATTATGTATTGTTTTTCTGACAATTACAGAATCAAATTAAAGCAAAACTTAACGTTAAAACGTAAGATTTAAAATCGGTTTTCAGAAAATCATTGCCGGAATACCGGCAATGATTTTTCATATAAAACTTATCTAACTTAAACTAGTAACCCGGATTTTGTACCAGATTTTCATTTACATCTAATGCTGAAGTTGGCAGCGGGAACAATGCTTTTGTAGCATCGGTGGCAGGTTTCTCCTGATACGAATCGGCAAATTTACCAAAGCGTACCAAATCCTGACGACGCAAACCTTCCCAATACAATTCATAACCACGCTCATTTAGAATGTCTTCCAAAGTCAGACTGGTTAAAGCAGGAAGAGTACTACCTTCTGCACTTCTTTTCGAACGTATATAATTAACATCTTCCAAAGCTTTGGTTTCATCATTTGTACGTAAATACGCCTCAGCCCGAATTAAATAAATATCTGAAATACGCATAATTGGCACGTCGTTAGGAGAAGAGAACTGTCGCTCCGTTTCCGGATTTGGTGCGAATTTAATCACGCGAACACCTGCATTTTCAGGAGAACTGGAAAGGTTTATTTCAGGAACAAATACCAGTGGATCTCCATTACGCTGTTCCAAAGCAGCACCATCAACACCATACTGCTGACCAACCAGGAATCCCTGATTAAAACCGGTTTCACTTTTAATCCGGTCATCGTGGAAACGAGCATCAGCTTCTTTGTCCCATGTGTTAAAGAATGTTGAAGTTGTAGACGGACCGTTCCATGTACTGGTATAATTACCAAACAACTGACTATAATGCAGCGTAAAGTTTACCCAAACACTTCCGCTTCCCATAT comes from uncultured Draconibacterium sp. and encodes:
- a CDS encoding co-chaperone GroES family protein; protein product: MSLVIEEKDLEKFIMVGDRVLVKPKNPSGKTKSGLYLPPSVQENEKVQSGYIVKVGPGYPIPAVSEEDEAWKEKKEEVKYVPLQTHIGDLAIYLNKSGHEIEFNNEKYIILPHSAILMIIRDENLFD
- a CDS encoding acyl-ACP thioesterase domain-containing protein, producing the protein MKHKQELTTKSYFVSRFGQLSTSFLFWQIQDIAWEHAEKLGFGFDNLQKEKQFWVLSRLLVKIKRRPAWGENFTVETWPAGIDGLLALRDIHFIDANGESIIQATTSWLVLNQETKRIVKLELGSIPLHDERILEMNAGKVKPVKSDDEVFFTPVLFNEIDVNQHFNSGRYLERIIDSYDFDFHEANELVEFEVNFVKEGIQNDRLGIKKQILDKNNHICSVVRESDGADLIRARLVWSPRNQAF
- a CDS encoding bile acid:sodium symporter family protein, coding for MKIDKFVLAIIGVIILAWFFPGIGSPESEVPLDLIASIGISLIFFFYGLKLSPRDIKLGLKNWKLHIVVQLTTFLVFPLIVLAFYPFIKTENGQTIWLAFLFLAALPSTVSSSVVMVSIAKGNIPAAIFNASISGLIGIVITPLWMGLFLTQTTIDFNLGEIYFKLLTEILLPVIIGALLQRYWGDYARKYSRYLTLFDKSVILLIIYKSFSHSFENKVFSAVDAVDLFFIVMAVIILFYAIYFLTLKVSQLLRFNIEDQITTQFCGTKKSLVHGTVFAKILFQQSATTGIMLLPIMIFHPIQILIISFVATNLGKRK
- a CDS encoding glycoside hydrolase family 97 protein; this encodes MKRLLLILVLAVGTFFSHAEELTSPNGKMKLTFDLSDGTPVYQLQLEDKTIIKPSKLGLELKDAEPLLSGFKVADSQTSAFDETWKPVWGEQSEIRNHYNELAITLNQSATDRKMIIRFRVFDDGLGFRYEFPEQENLIYFVVTDERTEFAMDGDHTAFWIPGDYDTQEYDYTKSKLSEIRGLMEKAITPNTSQTPISATAVQTALMMKTDDGYYINLHEAALKDYSCMHLELDDKKMVFESTLTPDAQGNMAYMQAPCTTPWRTVIAGKKAGDILLSNITLNLNEPCALDNTDWIKPVKYVGVWWEMITGKSSWAYTNLPSVKLGVTDYSKTTPNGIHAANTEEVKKYIDFAAENGLDAVLVEGWNEGWEDWFNKSKDYVFDFVTPYPDFDVAELRDYAKSKNVHLMMHHETSSSVRNYERHLDTAYQFMADNNYNSVKSGYVGDIIPRGEYHYGQWMVNHYLYAVKKAADYKIMVNAHEAVRPTGLCRTYPNLIGNESARGTEYEAFGGNNVDHTTILPFTRQIGGPMDYTPGIFETHVSEYNPDNNSQVRTTIARQLALYVTMYSPLQMAADLPTTYAKYMDAFQFIKDVALDWDKSLVLEAEPGDYITYARKEKGSENWYVGRTNDEESRTSKIRFDFLNPDQKYIATVYTDAKDADWKTNPQAYEIKKYVVSSKSELKQDCAPGGGYAISIIPVSDNSELKRLKKL
- a CDS encoding aminotransferase class V-fold PLP-dependent enzyme → MSLEKYFNQFRKNIVGIDQEFETPYGKQKINYGDWIASGRLYRPIECKITDELGPYVGNTHTETSETGLRMTHAYHKSHQLIKQHVNAGPDDIIITAGFGMTAVINKFQRILGLKYCGKVSGKTCIAERERPVVFLTHMEHHSNQTSWYETSADVVVVEPADGLLIDTENLREALEKYKDRPFKIGSFTACSNVTGVRTPYHEMAKIMHEYGGVCFIDFAASAPYDEINMHPEDPMEKLDAVMFSPHKFLGGPGSSGVIVFDASMYKNTVPDNPGGGTVDWTNPWGKYKYVDDIEAREDGGTPGFLQSIRTALCFDLKDQMGVENIRKREEELLERAFKGLDKIKGLNILADNVRDRLGVISFYVEGIHYNLLVRLLNDKYGIQTRGGCACAGTYGHFLLEVSMEQSEEITDKINHGDLSEKPGWVRWSLHPTMTDEEVDIMIDALNDIVPNIKEYEKDYNYVNRTNTFWHKDEKDDQELLNKWFTLEHE
- the map gene encoding type I methionyl aminopeptidase; this translates as MGKIIIKTAEQIEGIRQSAKLAAKTLDFAGQFVKEGVNTEFIDDKIEEFIRSHGAVPATKGYNGYPKSSCISLNNVICHGIPSQQTILKEGDILNIDITTILNGYYGDTSRMFTVGEVSQAAEDLIDVTGHCLDLGIEQVKPGNRFGNIGFVIQRYAKAQGYSVVYEFCGHGVGVDFHEEPQVDHASRRNSGPEMKAGMIFTIEPMINQGKPKAVIDKNDGWTARTVDSKLSAQFEHTILVTPTGCEVLTDIHNEYPIT
- a CDS encoding patatin-like phospholipase family protein, with translation MKSLFVNTVTNDFLPLRGMTKKYENGLVLSGGGTRGFAHLGVIAALDKLGIQPDVISGVSAGAIVGAFIAAGKSPEEIRDNFKRGWFFQYTKIHLPVDGLLKLDGLKEILEKEIAVKNIEDLKTPFYICVSNLNKGTVEYRKTGSLGDTVLASASIPIIFAPVELGRYLYVDGGLMDNIPVAPIRKNCRRVIASNISPINPKAKMKNLIQIATRTVYMSVNQKLEEIKKQVDVYIEPKGIDEYDVFQRKHADELFDLGYKKTLEVLK